The segment CGGTATTTTCAGACCTTCAAATTCGGCAAAGAATTCAAGATGTCGTGCACCTCCGGCAAGGACCTGTCCCTTGCTGATCGCATGCATTGCTTTTGATGTTAAACTCAAGCACCCGTCATCACTCATGCCGATAACCGTGACCGTTTTGGTATGCTTCAATACCGGTTGATTTTTCTTTACTAGTGGGTTCATGAACAAGTTTCTTTCTTTTTGCGTGATAACAAAAGAAGTGCGTGGATTATAGAGACGACAATAGTCGACCCTCCCTTACGTCCCTGACTGACAATATAAGGGACATCCTGAGACAATACTTGCTCTTTAGATTCAACTGCCTTAACAAATCCGACAGGAACGCCGATGATCAATGCCGGTTTTACACCTTCTTCTTTGATCAATCTTACAATTTCAATAAGTGCCGTAGGTGCATTACCAATGGCAACCACTGATCCATCAAGCTTTCCTAAACGCATCGCTTTTTG is part of the Candidatus Scalindua japonica genome and harbors:
- a CDS encoding precorrin-8X methylmutase, encoding QKAMRLGKLDGSVVAIGNAPTALIEIVRLIKEEGVKPALIIGVPVGFVKAVESKEQVLSQDVPYIVSQGRKGGSTIVVSIIHALLLLSRKKKETCS